The genomic segment AGAAGGCGTTCCAGGACTTCCGCGTGGTTCCCCCCGCGACCGGCATCGTGCACCAGGTGAACCTGGAGTACCTGGCGCGTGGCGTGTTTGTTGAGAAGGGCGTTGCCTATCCCGACAGCCTCGTGGGCACCGACAGCCACACCACCATGATCAACGGCCTCGGCATCGTGGGCTGGGGCGTGGGCGGTATCGAGGCGGAGGCCGTCATGCTGGGCGAGCCCATCAACATGGTGATGCCGCACGTGGTTGGCTTCCGCTTTACCGGTGCGCTCAAGGAGGGCATCACCGCCACCGACCTGGTGCTCACGGTTACGCAGATTCTGCGCAAGAAGGGCGTGGTGGGGAAGTTCGTGGAGTTCTTTGGTGCGGGGCTCGCGTCCATGACGCTCCCGGACCGCGCCACCATCGCCAACATGTCGCCCGAGTACGGCGCCACCATGGGCTACTTCCCGGTGGACAAGGAGACGCTGCGCTATTACCGCCTCACCGGGCGCGACAACAAGCACGTGGATTTCATCAGCGAGTACCACAAGGCGCAGGGCATGTTCTTTACGCCCGGCGAGCCGGAGCCGGAGTACTCGGAGATCGTGGAACTTGATCTCTCCACGGTGGAGCCGTCGGTGGCGGGGCCCAAACGCCCGCAGGACCGCATTCCGGTGAAGAGCCTGCATCAGGCCTTCGACGACGCCATGCAGAAGGGCGTGAAGGAAGGCGGCTTTGGTGTGGAGGCCAGCGAGCGCTCGCGCAAGGTCAAGGTGGACCTGGACGGCGGCGCCGAGATGACGCACGGGTCCACCGTGATCGCGGCCATTACCTCCTGCACGAACACGTCGAATCCGTACGTGATGGTGGGTGCCGGGCTGGTGGCCAAGAAGGCCGTCGAGCGCGGCATGCACGTGAAGCCGTACGTAAAGACGTCGCTCGCACCCGGTTCGCCCGTGGTGAGCGAGTATCTCGACGAGAGCGGCCTGCAGCACTACCTGGACGAACTCGGCTTCGAGGTGGTGGGCTACGGTTGCACCACCTGCATCGGCAACAGCGGCCCGCTGCCCGACGTGGTGGCATCGGCCATCGAAGAAGGCTCGCTGGTGGCGGCGGCGGTCTTGAGCGGTAACCGTAACTTCGAGGGGCGCGTGCATCCGCTCACCCGCGCCAACTACCTGGCCAGTCCACCGCTGGTGGTGGCGTATGCCCTGGCCGGAACCATGGACATCAACCTGGACACCGATCCCATTGGCAACGACGACAAGGGGGCGCCCGTGTATCTCAAGGACATCTGGCCCACCACCGCCGAGGTGAGCGACGTGGTGACCAAAGTGGTCAAGGCCAAGTCGTTCCAGGACCGCTACGCCGACGTGTTCAAGGGCAACGAGAACTGGAATGCCATCAAGAGCGTGGAGTCTGACCTGTACGCGTGGAACGACAAGAGCACGTACGTGCGCGAGCCGTCGTTCTTTGAAGGCACGGACAAGACGCCCGCGCCCATCGCGCCGGTGTCCGGGCTGCGCGTGCTCGCGCTGTTGGGAGATTCCGTGACCACGGATCATATTTCGCCGGCCGGATCGATTGCGCAAAAGTCGCCCGCGGCAAAGTACCTCATGGAGCACGGCGTTCAACCCAAGGACTTCAACTCATACGGCTCGCGGCGCGGCAACCACGAGGTGATGGTGCGCGGCACGTTTGCCAACATCCGCCTGCGCAACCGCCTGGTACCCGGCTCCGAAGGCACATGGACCCGGTGCTTCCTCAACGGCGAGGAGATGACCATCTACGACGCGTCGGTCAAGTACATGGCCGCTGGCGTTCCGCTGATGGTGCTCGCCGGCAAGGAATACGGGTCGGGATCGTCGCGCGACTGGGCCGCCAAGGGCCCGGCGCTGCTGGGTATCCGCGTGGTCATCGCCGAGTCGTATGAGCGCATCCACCGCAGCAACCTGGTGGGCATGGGCATCCTGCCGCTGCAGTTCGTGGAGGGTGAGAACGTGGAGTCGCTGGGGCTCAAGGGCGACGAGACTTTCGACGTGGCCGATCTGTCGGACGATATCAAACCTGGTGCCATGGTGACGGTCACGGCGAAGCCCGCGAGTGGCGCGCCGAAATCGTTCAAGGCGCACGTGCGCATCGACACGCCGGTCGAGGTTCAGTACTACCGCAACGGCGGGATTCTCCGCACGGTGCTGCGGAGGCTCGCGGAGTAGCGCCGGGTGCAGCCCCTCGGCGATCGCTACGACGTCATTGCCCCCATCGGGGCCGGGACGGCGGCGAACGTCTTTCGCGTGCGCGACCGGCGCAGCGGGGTGGTTCGCGCCGCCAAGGTGCTCAAGCCCGAGAACGCGCGCGTTCCTGAAACCCTCGCGCGCTTCGAGGACGAGTACCGCATCCTGCGCACCCTGCACCACCCGCACCTCCCCGAGGTCTACGACTACGGCTGGACCCACGACGGCGGGCGCTTTCTCGTCATGGAACTCGTGGACGGGGAGCCGCTGGACGCGTACTTCCGCGCGCGCCCGCGCGAGCTGTGGGTGATCCTCTACCAGCTGTGCGAGATCCTCACCTTCATTCACAACCACGCGCTGCTGCACCAGGACATCAAGCCGTCCAACATTCTCGTCATGCGAACCTCCGCCTTCGGCGAGGAGATCCCGCTCGTCAAACTCATCGACTTTGGTGTCACGTATCGCCGCGACATGGGCGAGCGCGTGCAGATGGTGGGCACCCCGGAGTACATGGCGCCGGAGGTGGCGCTGGGCGAGGCGCCGCTGACGCGCGCGGTCGACTAC from the Candidatus Krumholzibacteriia bacterium genome contains:
- the acnA gene encoding aconitate hydratase AcnA: MVRFDPEKFRESIRHSSGDVSIFNLPRLARENGADLARLPYSIRVLLESAIRNNDNFKVSDDDVDRLLNWSPNTAGDVEIAFKPARVILQDFTGVPAVVDLAAMRAAMHRMGKDYKQINPLVPCDLVVDHSVQVDAWASPDALRINSTLEFERNRERYEFLKWGQKAFQDFRVVPPATGIVHQVNLEYLARGVFVEKGVAYPDSLVGTDSHTTMINGLGIVGWGVGGIEAEAVMLGEPINMVMPHVVGFRFTGALKEGITATDLVLTVTQILRKKGVVGKFVEFFGAGLASMTLPDRATIANMSPEYGATMGYFPVDKETLRYYRLTGRDNKHVDFISEYHKAQGMFFTPGEPEPEYSEIVELDLSTVEPSVAGPKRPQDRIPVKSLHQAFDDAMQKGVKEGGFGVEASERSRKVKVDLDGGAEMTHGSTVIAAITSCTNTSNPYVMVGAGLVAKKAVERGMHVKPYVKTSLAPGSPVVSEYLDESGLQHYLDELGFEVVGYGCTTCIGNSGPLPDVVASAIEEGSLVAAAVLSGNRNFEGRVHPLTRANYLASPPLVVAYALAGTMDINLDTDPIGNDDKGAPVYLKDIWPTTAEVSDVVTKVVKAKSFQDRYADVFKGNENWNAIKSVESDLYAWNDKSTYVREPSFFEGTDKTPAPIAPVSGLRVLALLGDSVTTDHISPAGSIAQKSPAAKYLMEHGVQPKDFNSYGSRRGNHEVMVRGTFANIRLRNRLVPGSEGTWTRCFLNGEEMTIYDASVKYMAAGVPLMVLAGKEYGSGSSRDWAAKGPALLGIRVVIAESYERIHRSNLVGMGILPLQFVEGENVESLGLKGDETFDVADLSDDIKPGAMVTVTAKPASGAPKSFKAHVRIDTPVEVQYYRNGGILRTVLRRLAE